The following are encoded together in the Drosophila biarmipes strain raj3 chromosome 3L, RU_DBia_V1.1, whole genome shotgun sequence genome:
- the LOC108028180 gene encoding uncharacterized protein LOC108028180 gives MRWPGIILLLHLLQYTKCEQSYEVTNERLEPFEGDSQTLVFFDNLKTVGRERALNGSFKFTGEMNNDDFKVSVELYSSPRGDGEFKRMAMDVPQTSICDCFKKFYVQFVQPSLKNGETTNFPLVDDDFCPVPEGDFYIKNVLFNTEDWPSQVPRGIVKAIITFFSGGENVGGLIVEVKIEDREN, from the exons ATGAGGTGGCCTGGGATAATTTTACTGCTCCACTTGCTGCAATATACAAAG TGTGAGCAATCCTATGAAGTTACCAATGAGAGGCTAGAGCCCTTCGAGGGCGATTCGCAGACTTTGGTGTTCTTCGACAACCTGAAAACTGTTGGCCGGGAGAGGGCTCTCAACGGGTCCTTCAAGTTCACTGGTGAGATGAACAATGATGACTTCAAGGTTTCGGTGGAACTCTATTCGAGTCCCAGAGGCGATGGGGAGTTCAAGAGGATGGCCATGGACGTGCCCCAAACGAGCATTTGCGATTGCTTCAAGAAGTTCTACGTCCAGTTCGTGCAGCCCTCTTTGAAAAATGGAGAAACCACCAATTTCCCCCTGGTCGATGACGACTTTTGTCCAGTTCCTGAGGGCGACTTCTACATCAAAAATGTCCTTTTCAACACCGAAGATTGGCCATCGCAAGTGCCCCGGGGGATTGTCAAGGCGATCATAACCTTCTTTAGTGGTGGCGAAAATGTTGGAGGCCTTATTGTGGAGGTGAAAATTGAGGATCGAGAAAATTAG